GAAAATACGTTGCTTGGTGCAGGCTGCATCATTTTACCGAATATCTCGATTGGCAAAAATTGCATTGTCGGCGCGGGAAGCGTTGTGACTAAATCAATATCTGATAATACAACAGTTGCAGGAAATCCGGCAAGAATTTTAACTCTTTAACCACACACTATGCGTTACAGAATTTGGTTGTCGCCCCCGCACATGGGAGGCGGAGAAATGAAGTATATTGAGCAGGCGTTTAGTAGTAATTGGATTGCACCTGCCGGTCCGAATATTGTTCGTTTTGAAAATGAATTGGTACAATATACCGGTGGAAAATATGCCGTAGCGCTGGCTTCGGGGACAGCAGCTATACACCTGGCGTTGTGCGCTTTGGATATTTCAAAAGGCGATATTGTGCTTTGCCAGTCACTCACTTTTGTCGCGACTGCAAATCCTATTTTGTATCTCGGCGCAACTCCTGTCTTTGTTGATAGCGAGCCCGCAACGTGGAATATCTGTCCGGAAGCATTGGAAACCGCGATCAGGTATTACTTGATCCGTAACAAAAAACCGAAAGCATTGATTTGCGTTCATTTGTATGGAATGCCGTGTTTAATGGAAGATTTGCTGGCAGTTTGTTACAGGTATGGTATCGCATTGATCGAAGACGCAGCCGAGGCGCTTGGCTCTGAGTACAAAAGAAAGCAGGCTGGGACTTTCGGTGAAATGGGCATTATTTCTTTTAACGGAAATAAAATTATCACTACATCCGGTGGAGGCGCGTTACTTTCGGATTCTAAAGTTCTGACAGATAAAGCCCGTTATTTTTCGACACAATCCAAAGATCCGACTCCGTATTTTCAGCATTCGGAGTTGGGTTACAACTACGCGATGAGCAACGTCTGCGCAGGTATCGGGCGCGGACAAATGGAGGTGTTGAATGAGCGCGTGGCAGCTCGGAGGGCCAATTTCGATCTTTATTCCCACTATCTGAAAGATGTGCCCGGCCTATCATTTCAACAAGAACCGGACGGTGCAAAGTCAAACCGCTGGCTGGTCTCTTTGCAATTAACGGGTAATGCTTGCGCATTGACGCCTGAAAGCATCAGGCTTGCTCTTTCCGGCAAAGGTGTAGAGTCAAGACGGGTATGGAAGCCTATGCATTTGCAGCCACTTTACAAGATCGCGCCTTACTTTGGAGGTGATGTAGCAGAGGATCTTTTTGAAAATGGCATTTGCCTGCCTTCCGGCTCAC
This Dyadobacter sp. UC 10 DNA region includes the following protein-coding sequences:
- a CDS encoding DegT/DnrJ/EryC1/StrS family aminotransferase gives rise to the protein MRYRIWLSPPHMGGGEMKYIEQAFSSNWIAPAGPNIVRFENELVQYTGGKYAVALASGTAAIHLALCALDISKGDIVLCQSLTFVATANPILYLGATPVFVDSEPATWNICPEALETAIRYYLIRNKKPKALICVHLYGMPCLMEDLLAVCYRYGIALIEDAAEALGSEYKRKQAGTFGEMGIISFNGNKIITTSGGGALLSDSKVLTDKARYFSTQSKDPTPYFQHSELGYNYAMSNVCAGIGRGQMEVLNERVAARRANFDLYSHYLKDVPGLSFQQEPDGAKSNRWLVSLQLTGNACALTPESIRLALSGKGVESRRVWKPMHLQPLYKIAPYFGGDVAEDLFENGICLPSGSQLTSEEVSEICEIIMETAQKQKSCS